The genomic interval GCCATCCGTGGCCACCGCTGCCTGCCTCCGCTTTGCTTTCTCTCACCATTTTCACGACATGTCTGTGTCCTGAGCGGAGTGCCGTCGCTTTGCACTATTTCCCAGGGAAGTTCTGAGGGCTTTGTGTTCAGGGCCACACACGGCGTGGGGCTCCTGCAACATTACAACTCCTAACTCTTCAGCTCGGAGCTGAGGGAGGGGTCGCTGGGTACAGATGCCTCCAGAGCCAAATGCAGCCCGGCGCCCGGACCTGTCCGGGTGAAAAGGACGGAAAGTGGGTGGCCTGTGACCCTCGCCTGGGAAGGGTCTGGGGGCTTTGTTTACTGCAAACGTAGACGTCTGTTCCCACTGCCGGGCACACCCACGGGGGGGGTGAGAGACCCTTCTGTCCTTCAGGGAGCCAGCAAAGGAGCCTGCGGGGCCTTGGGAGCCCCCACCCTGTGCAGCCCACTGGGCGTGTTCCTCCCGCCTGTGCGGGGCCGGGGCCAGCACCAGCTCTGTCTTCTCTGTAGGTTCAACTTCGTGGCCAAGAAGCTGCACCGCCGGCTGCTGCAGCTTGGAGGCAGCGCCCTCCTGCCCGTGTGCCTGGGTGATGACCAGCACGAGCTGGGGTGAGTGGGTTGCGGGGTGGGGGTACCCTCCTGCGGGCCCAGCTGGGAGCAGGGTCGCCAGAGGGGTGTGTACCTGCTCTCTGCAGGCCCGACGCCGCCATCGACCCCTGGCTGCAggatctgtgggagaaggtgcTGGGGCCGCACCCTGTGCCTCTGAACCTCGACCTGAGCCCTCCTGGAGTCCCGTAAGTGTAGCCTTGGGGTGGCACCCACCCGCACGGCAGACCTGGCCAGCGGTCTGAGAGTGTCTGCCCTTTCACAGTTGGCCCTCCAAGTTCACCCTGCAGTTCCTCAAGGACACCCCCACCTCGGGCCCTGAGGAGCTGTGTGTGGCCGGAACAGACCCTCAGGGGCCCCCTTCAGAGCTCCAGCCGTTCCTGGCGCCCATGGTCAGCAATCAGAGGGTCACGGGGCCCTCGCACTTTCAGGACGTGCGGCTGATTGAGTTCGACATCTCGGGCTCTGGGATGAGGTGCGGGTCGGCGCCGGGGGCCCGTGGAGGGGCTGCGCGGGAGCCCCAGTCCAGGGTTGAGCTGCTCTTCTGAAGTGGGTGCACGTCAGGGCCGAGAGCAGGGACGACAGCTGGGGAGGCAGAACCCCTCTGTCCAGGGGCCCCTAGCCTCCCTGGCCGCTTGCCTCCTTCCTCTGCAGCTTCCTGGAGCCCCCAGTGTCCTCACCCCGCAGGCGGGCCCCTCCCCAGGTCCTGGCTGTTCTTCCCCCACAGCTTTGCAGCTGGCGACGTGGTGCTGATCCAGCCCGAGAACACGGCCAGCCACGTCCAGCAATTCTGCCAGGCGCTGGGCCTGGACCCCGAGCAGCACTTCACACTGCAGCCCCGGGAGCTGGGTGAGCCCCCGAGGCCGCGGCACTCGCACTGTGCGCTCCCCCACGCCCCCCGGTGCCCGGTCCCCCTGTGCCCGCCCCCCACAGCGTCCCATCCCCTGCAGGCGTCACCTGCCCCGCGCGgctgccccagccctgctccaTACGGCGTCTCGTGTCCCAGTACCTGGACATTGCCAGTGTCCCCCGCCGCTCCTTCTTTGAACTCCTGGCCTGTCTCTCCCCCCACGAGCTGGAGCGGGAGAAGCTGCGGGAGTTCAGCTCTGCACAGGGCCAGGAGGAGCTTTGCGAGTACTGCACCCGGCCCCGCAGGACGgccctggaggtgggcaggggccgGGGAGGGCCTGGCCCCACGGGAGGGgcctggaggtgggcaggggccgggggagggcaggggccggGGAGGGCCTGGCCCCACGGGACGGgcctggaggtgggcaggggctggCGAGTGGGCCTGGGCGCCCTGCTGCAGTGCGTGTGGCCCTGCCAGCCGCGGCTGCCCTGCCGCTGCCCCCCCAGGTGCTAGGCGACTTCCCCCACACGGCTGCTGCCATCCCCCCAGACTACCTGCTGGACCTGCTGCCCCTGATCCGGCCCCGGGCCTTCTCCATCGCCTCCTCTCTGCGGGTGAGAGAGGAGGGCCAGTCTcagcggcgggggtggggtggaggggtggcaGGGAGCCAGGCAGGGGGCCCACGGGGCAGGCTGCCTACTGTCCCGTCCCCCAGGCCCACCCCTCGCGGCTGCAGATCCTGGTGGCCGTGGTGCAGTACCGGACCCGCCTCCGGGAGCCCCGCCGCGGCCTCTGCTCCAGCTGGCTGGCGTCCCTGGACCCTGTGCAAGGTGACCCTGGCtctttggggtggggggatgggccCTGGGCCTGGGAGCCTCTTCAAGCCGCCTCCTTCACGCCATAGGACCTGTCCGGGTGCCCCTGTGGGTGCGGTCTGGGGGCCTGACGTTCCCAAAGACTCCAGACGTACCTGTGATCATGGTGGGGCCCGGCACCGGCGTAGCCCCCTTCCGAGCAGCCATCCAGGAGCGAGTGGCCCAGGGCGAGACTGGTGAGCAGAgtctggggtggggaggcggCCAGCTGAGCTCCGCGGGTGCAGGCCCAGGCTCAggctcctgctccccaccccctccccccaggaaATGTGCTGTTCTTCGGCTGCCGCCGGCGGGACCAGGACTTCTACTGGGAGGCCGAGTGGGAACAGCTGCAGGCGAGGGGCTGCCTAACTCTGGTCACGGCCTTCTCCCGGGAGCAGGTGTGTGtgcaggggcggggaggggcacgGGCCGGGGCGCCCAGGGTGCAGGCTCagagcgccccccgccccccgccccgcaggAGCAGAAGGTCTACGTGCAGCACCGGCTCCAGGCATTCGGGCCGCTGGTGTGGGAGCTGCTGGACGGCCGGGGCGCCCACTTCTACCTGGCAGGGTGAGCCTGGGCCGAGGGTGGTTGGAGGGATGGGCCCCGTGGGGACCCCAGCTGTGCTGAGCGCTGTCCTGCCTGCCCTTCCAGCAACGCCAAGTACATGCCGGCCGATGTGTGCGACACCTTGCTGTCCATCTTCCGGGAGGAGGGCGGGCTCTCTGGCCCCGATGCGACCGCCTACCTTGCCCAGCTGCAGCGGACACTGCGTTTCCAGACTGAGACGTGGGCCTGAAGGGCCATCCTGCTGTTGGCCGCAGCCACCCTGCCCGACGCTCTCTGGGGGCCGTTGTTGGCTCTCACCCTGTCTCCCAGCTGGGAGGGTGGTCAACTCGCCTGCACAGACCCCAGCAGAAGGAGGCCCTGGGCAGCACACACCTGCCCGCTCAGTTCCAGGAAAGCCTCAGCAATAAACGCCGGGCTCTTGGTGGCCGCTTCCTACCTGCTCTTCCTTGTGTGGGAGTGGGCCTCGGGCGGTGGGTGGTCCAGAGCGGGTCTGGATGGAACAGCCCCCTCCACTGGGCACGGGCACCGTGGCTCAGCCCACACTCCGGTGCGTGAGTCTGATGCGGGTGCCGGCCATTTGCCCACCTTGTGTAGACTCTGCCCTTGCCCTGAGGGAGGGCCAAGCAGGAAAGGCACCCGGCCAGGCTGGTGTTGACCATTCCTTACCAGCTCAGGGTACAGCTGCCCAGGGCcctcaggagagagggagggggcgtGGCCTGGGTTGGAGGGAAGGGGTGTGGCTcaggctggtggggagggaggtctgACTGGCGTCcccacccctgggtggggaattcCTGTTGGAGGAGTTGGACTGGCCTGCCCACAAGGCCACCGCCTAGAATCCAGCTGGCCGTCCCTGGCTGACACAGGGACTGCCTTGCCCACGGCTGGGCTTGGGCAGATCCTGTCGGAGACGGCACACTGGGCCCAGGAGCCGGCAGGGGCACGGGGACCCAAGTGAAGTTTCCTCGAGTGGGGCCCGGAGCCAGAAGGAGGCGGCGGTTGCTGCAAGGTCAGTGCCAGAGCCTGCCCCGGCTGTGGAGGACCACGCTGACCTTCAAGGCCCCAGCCACCCCTCTGCCACCCTGGGgtccccacccacccatcccGGGCCCTGCCCTGGAGGCACCGCCCCTGAACTGTGCCCTGGGGTCCCTGCTGGTGGCCCTGCTGGCCGCAGCTCTGGGTTCACCAGTCGGCCTCTGGGCCCCGAGCACGTGGACCCACTGCACCAAGTGCTGGTAGAGGATGGGCCGGGCAGCGGGGCCCTTGGGGAGCCCGAGGGTGCCAGGACGCCGGACAGTGAGCCCCTGCTGGGGGCCGCGGCCCCGCCCTGGTCCAGCCGCACGGAGAACGAGGAGGTGCAGCAGGAGGCGGAGGAGTGCCCCGTCTGCACAGAGCCCTACGGGCCGGGGCAGCAGCGCCGGGCCCTGCTGAACTGCGGCCATGGCCTCTGCACCGGCTGTCTGCACCGGCTGCTGGGTGCCGCCCCCGGCGACCTGGGCCACGCACGCTGCCCGCTGTGTCGCCAGAAAACCCCCGTGCTTGAGTGGGAGATCTGCCGGCTGCAGGAGGAGCTGCTGCGGGCGGACagggccccgcgccccgcgccccccaccccgcccctgcctGCCCGCCGCGGCCGCGGGCCCTGGGCCTCCCTGGAGCACCGCTACCAGCTGCGCTTCCTGCCGGAGGCCCTGGGCGGCCGAGGCTGCCTGCCCTTCCTGCCCTGCCCGCCCTGCCTGGGTGCCTGGCTCTGGGCCCTGCGGGGACACGGGCCCTGCGCCCGCCGCCTGGCACTGCTGAGCCTGCTGGCACTCGAGCTGCTCGGCCTGCTGCTCGTCTTCGCCCCGCTCATGCTGCTGGGGCTGCTCTTCGTGCTGCTGGGCGGCTCCCGCCGCTGATGGCCACACGCCTGCAGCCGGCACGGCCTGGGCCCGGGCCTGGGCCAGCCGCGGCTGCCGACCGACAGGAGGCCTCGGTGCCAAGGCCCGCTGACCAGGACTGAAGAACCCAGGGCTGACCAGGGCGCTAGCCTTCATCCCGGGGCCTGGACAGGGCTGCCCTGGAACCTGCGTTCATCCTGACCCAGCCCGAGACACCTACTGCCCAGACACGAGCCGCCTGTGCCCAGCACAGCACTGGAGGAGGGCCGTGGCCAGGGCTCTGAGAGCCCCTCGCTGGACAGGCCCCACCCCGCTGCTGGGCCTCCCACCCGGCCGTTCTGCAGGAGGGGGCGCCATGGACCCAAGTGTTCCCTGAAGGTCAGACAGCCTGGGGGCCCCCTGCCGCACAGGCCCAGCCCACAAAGGGCCGCCTCAGAAGCCCGGCGGCCCCTAGCAGGCTGGGTGTCAGCACACACCCCTCCACTTCAAGGGCCCAGGGCCCCACCGGGTCCTGCAGCCAGAGAGAGACCACCAACTGGGCGCTGTCCTCCCGACCCCGCCGCACTGCTCCTCCCTGAGCCTGCAGCCTGCGCCTGATGGACACTGTCACAGCCCTGCCTCGCGGGTTCGTCGGTACAAGGGGCAGCTCTCAATAAAAAGACGCTGGGACTGATGCTGTCGTTCCTGCACCCCCTCCCCTCTACCCTTCCTTCACCAGCTGGGCGACAGTCCCTTCCTCAGATGCAGTCGCCCAGTACCGGACAGGAGGCCCTCAGGCCCTGTACCCCACTGTGGTTGCAGCCAGCTTTTGtcccagccccagctcagacgGGCCCCCGGGCTGTGCCCACAGCGCCTCAGGGAGTCAGGCGGGCTCCGCGGCCCAGGTGGGCTGCCTCGTGCCCCCGGCTGCACTCACACCCAGGGCCCAGCGCAGAGAAGGTGCCCTCCCATGCCCTCCCTTTGTCCAGCCAGCCCTGCTCCGCCCAGCTGCTCCCACAGGCCTGCCCGGAGCACACAGGTggctcacacacgcacacacaggccCCGCCTGGGCCCCACTGAGCAGAGCAGGCTGACCCCCAGTATCTGGCCTCGCTCCGGTTGCTCAGCCTGGACCCCACCAGGGCTGCCGCTCTGCGTGCCCACTCCCCCCCGGGCCCGGGCCTGTGAGCAGGCCTCGGCTCCGGTGCAGGGCACGAGGTGCAGGCTTTGGCAAACAGTTTTAATGGCAGAGTTGGCTGCAGCGACAATGCCACGTGGGTGGGGCCAGAAGCTGTGGTGGGCAAGGGGTTAGCGGGCAACAGGGCAGGGCCAGATCCCTGAAGCAGCAGTGAGCAGGGACCGGCGGGCAGTGGCGAGCGGGCGGGCGCTACATGATGGAGCAGGCAGACAGCGGGTTCCGCGCATGGCACGTGCACGCAGCCCCGCAGTACTGCCGGAAGGTCTGGTAGCAGCTGCCCTCGGGCTCACCACCCCACTGGCCACCCGACGGGGCGGTCAGCGCCTCGGGCGGCAGGCGGCTCAGGATGGACGTGTTGATGGCCAGCGCGGCCAGGCCGTAGTCAGTGAAGAGCACAGTCTCACGGCGGCAGGTGGGACAGGAGATGAACTTGTACTTGGGGCAGGACTCATAGAGGATCTGTAGGCACTGCTCGCACACGGAGTGCAGGCAGGACAGCACGCGGGGCCGCCGCTGCGTGGCGTTGTACGTGTGCCCGCACGTCGGGCACTCCAGAGGCTCCCCCGGGGCCGCGGCCACCGCTGCCGCAGGGGCCCCTGGGGCCGCAGGGCCGGGCCGCATCACGTACTGGTTCACGATGACCTCGTCCGCCGGCGCCCCCCGGGGGAAGCCCAGCTCAGCGCTGCCCTTGGGGGGCCGCCGTGGCAGGGGCGGGGTGCAGGGCGCCCCTTCCAGGGCGGGCATGTCCCCCCCACAGGCCTGGTTGACGATGATCTCTGTGTCTGAGGGCCAGGCTCGCTTGGGCGCGAGGGCCGGGGCAGGCCGGGGCGCAGGCGGGAAGCAGGGGGCGGCCGCCTGCAGCTCAGGGAACTTCTCAGGGTGGACCATCTTCATGGCCTCCATCTTGAGGATGACATGCGGGCCCTTCAGGCAGGACATGAGGAAGCCTGGCCAGCCACCGCCCGCCTCGGGCCCCGGGTCAGCCGGCATCCGGCTGTCTCCAGTCAGACTGGGTGCTC from Budorcas taxicolor isolate Tak-1 chromosome 11, Takin1.1, whole genome shotgun sequence carries:
- the RNF208 gene encoding RING finger protein 208, which codes for MPADPGPEAGGGWPGFLMSCLKGPHVILKMEAMKMVHPEKFPELQAAAPCFPPAPRPAPALAPKRAWPSDTEIIVNQACGGDMPALEGAPCTPPLPRRPPKGSAELGFPRGAPADEVIVNQYVMRPGPAAPGAPAAAVAAAPGEPLECPTCGHTYNATQRRPRVLSCLHSVCEQCLQILYESCPKYKFISCPTCRRETVLFTDYGLAALAINTSILSRLPPEALTAPSGGQWGGEPEGSCYQTFRQYCGAACTCHARNPLSACSIM
- the NDOR1 gene encoding NADPH-dependent diflavin oxidoreductase 1; this encodes MPSARLLVLFGSQTGTAQDVSERLGREARRRQLSCRVEALDSYPVVNLINEPVVIFVCATAGQGDPPDNMKSFWRFIFRRSLPSTALRQMDFAVLGLGDSSYAKFNFVAKKLHRRLLQLGGSALLPVCLGDDQHELGPDAAIDPWLQDLWEKVLGPHPVPLNLDLSPPGVPWPSKFTLQFLKDTPTSGPEELCVAGTDPQGPPSELQPFLAPMVSNQRVTGPSHFQDVRLIEFDISGSGMSFAAGDVVLIQPENTASHVQQFCQALGLDPEQHFTLQPRELGVTCPARLPQPCSIRRLVSQYLDIASVPRRSFFELLACLSPHELEREKLREFSSAQGQEELCEYCTRPRRTALEVLGDFPHTAAAIPPDYLLDLLPLIRPRAFSIASSLRAHPSRLQILVAVVQYRTRLREPRRGLCSSWLASLDPVQGPVRVPLWVRSGGLTFPKTPDVPVIMVGPGTGVAPFRAAIQERVAQGETGNVLFFGCRRRDQDFYWEAEWEQLQARGCLTLVTAFSREQEQKVYVQHRLQAFGPLVWELLDGRGAHFYLAGNAKYMPADVCDTLLSIFREEGGLSGPDATAYLAQLQRTLRFQTETWA
- the LOC128055768 gene encoding ring finger protein-like gives rise to the protein MEQPPPLGTGTVAQPTLRCNPAGRPWLTQGLPCPRLGLGRSCRRRHTGPRSRQGHGDPSEVSSSGARSQKEAAVAARSVPEPAPAVEDHADLQGPSHPSATLGSPPTHPGPCPGGTAPELCPGVPAGGPAGRSSGFTSRPLGPEHVDPLHQVLVEDGPGSGALGEPEGARTPDSEPLLGAAAPPWSSRTENEEVQQEAEECPVCTEPYGPGQQRRALLNCGHGLCTGCLHRLLGAAPGDLGHARCPLCRQKTPVLEWEICRLQEELLRADRAPRPAPPTPPLPARRGRGPWASLEHRYQLRFLPEALGGRGCLPFLPCPPCLGAWLWALRGHGPCARRLALLSLLALELLGLLLVFAPLMLLGLLFVLLGGSRR